tttaaagtgacacctgttatttaatgtaataaaaaaaaaaaatctaaataaatcattcattcattgctctttaatcagaatgtgtatggtatacagtgaagaaacggctattgagatttgataacttaTTTCTATTTCTTTATAGTAGCTATTAATTTTCATAAGCTGAACTAATTGCTgttaatgtatactatttattttttattttgtaaataataataaaacctaatACTGAACATTTAACGGTTTATTTACAACGAAACGgctccaaatgagcatattttGACAATGTTGACAGGTAGGCATAAGCCATATTTTCATTATCAGGACAATACTTAAGAAATGTCTGTAAACAGAAGTCCTAGAGTATTTGTGTCTGTCTTGTCACAAAACACTGTAAAGGGGACAATTCAACTGTACAAAAAAGTCACCAAGATCACAACAGATATTTTCAAAggttttcaacaacaacaacaacaaaactcaaGCAATTTGTTTTTCTTCACATTCATTTTTTGCTCATCTTCACCAATGGTGCCAATAATAGTGAAGGACACTGCACctgcaaccacccagaacataaCTGCATTGCAGCACagtgttaaaaaatgtatgtggAGAATGCTGAAAGTCAATATCGGTGTTTTTTATTCTGCTTCTCTAGAGCTGCCTCCTCAGATTCTGACAGAAGACGGCCTCATGTACTCCGTGGCAGAGGGACAGACCACTGAATTGGCTTGCGAGACCTTTGGATCTCCTCGGCCCAATGTCACATGGTGAGACAGACTGGATCCTGTAGGGAGTCCTTTCCTCACATGCCAGAACTGCTTCAGCCAGCTGTCCTGATTATTGCTGGGGGGAAGCTGCTTTGTGGGAAGTCTATTAGGGCACATGGGCAAAATCACACTCTATAGTCAGCATTTCTAAATATTGGTGTTGTTGAAATGCTGCGTCCATGTGAAGAGGGTAAAATGATTATTTTGTGTGTTCACAGGGAGGGAGAGTCCTGGGGCGCTCTTGTAGCCAATCAGAGGATGATTCAGCTATCTGACGGTTCTCTACAGATCAGTAACGCCTCGCTCAATGACAGTGGCCAGTACACCTGCACTGTCAACAACAGCAAAATAACCATCACCGCTGAGCTTGATGTACTCAGTGcgtattttatttttcaagtatttatttataatattttcatGCAGCCAACAAACTTATGTCTAGTTTTccatcaaaatgtttttttaacaccGCATTATATGTAGCATATTTTCATTATTAGTGGGGTTTACCTTTAAGCAAATCCACTATTATTATTCTCCATACTTATTATTCTTAATTTCGGACAAAATATTTGGTTCGTAACTAGTCTTGCAGTTTTTGCCCCAGACCCTTAAAGTGGCGTCAACTCATGCTGTTTTATctggaatggtgtgctatgacttttataaggggatGTGGTTTTTTGGCCCTGTCTTAACAACGAGCTGAAAATTGATGCAACGTAGCGCCAAGTGTGAATTTAGTAGAAATATGGGATTTGGAGAGGTTAGCAGCCTTAGTAAAAACATACCCCGCAATGGGGTAAATGTTTTACCCCTGGGGTAGTAGGATGTCCCAAAATATTACACTGACTTATCATTGGCCACTGAaatccattcattacattgactcccattataaatgtcacacatcaataacattaaatagcagtgtcatacagacttaggGCTGGACTTATTTGACATCTCATTTTGATAATGAAGCTCTTAAGCCACATCCCAAACCCATTTAAACACTCCTAATAACTGATCCCATAGACTACTATTATAACAGGCCTAGAAGCACCTCTTTGAATAGCAGTGTcaaagttcactctgtaaccacAACCATAACAACAAAAccaagtaccctagcaaccatttatcaacagctatatctAAGCATCATAACATCGTAGAGACACATTGCTTGACTCTTTTAActcatgctagcagtgactagctacatgctgaTAATGATTAGCCAAGTGCTATAACATGCTAGAAATGCTTGCTATGTATTACAATTTGATCAaaatgtatgtgaggcttgcctagtaacaaCCCAGTCTACCCTAggaactgcctagcaaccatccaGACTACCCTAGCAAACACCTAGCGACAGCGTAGTAATGTTTTAGCAGCTGCCTTTTGACCACTCAtgacaccctagcaacgccttatcaaccacctagcaaccactcagaccaccatagcaaccacttaggacaccatATCAATCACCtagcaaaaccttagcaaccgcctagtgaCCACTCATAACattctagcaaccacctagcaaccactcagaacacccgtgcaaccacctagcaaccaattaaAATGCATTGTTTGTACCCCATCTATTTGCCACGGCAAACCCCACTCACATTTTCTTTAGGAATAGTACAACtctagttattattataatcaccccataaaatgtctttttctaaacaaaatgggcagttatgcttaaaacaagaaaaaaatacatttgtgtatgtgtatttatatatatatatatatatatatatatatatatatatatatatatatatatatatatatatatatatatatatatatatatatatgtatgtatgtatatatgtatatatgtatgtgtgtgtgtgcatctatcCATATGTATATACATTCACACGATATTTAGATAtgttttatgaatagaaatgttgcCTCCTAGATAAGACAGTGATTGTGAAGCCTCCTCTGGCTCTGCGAATTCAGCGGGGGAAACCGGCAACCCTCACCTGCGAGTACCAGGTGGACTCCAGACAGGACCTCCCTCAAGTCCAGTGGAGGAAGAACACGCAGAAGCTTACAGAGTCCTCGGATTCAGACAAGTACGCTTCTTCAGCAGAACACTTCAACTAGGCTTAATATGAGCTGTATAATGTGATCTCATGAACATTATTATTAACCACAAATGAATGTATCTCAGGTACATGATAGATGAATCCACCCTCATAATACCTGAGGTGGAAGAAGAGGATGAAGGGACTTATACATGTGAAGTCATTACCACACTGGATATGGCTAAAGCTAGTGGCTCCATCACTATCGTCGGTAGGTAACTGACATATTCTGCCTGTTTTCTATAATAAAGCATCTTGGTATGGATCTATATACAGTAGCTCTCTCTGTGTTGCATTGTGGTGTTGTTATGTGACCTAGAGAAAGGACAAAAGGACATGTGTTGCTGTAGGGAGATTGAAGAAATAACCTTTAAaatcacacatgacttgtttttaCTAGCCTCTCACCCCCTTGTCCTCTTTGTCAACCAGACCGACCAGACCCTCCGAGCCTAATACAGATGACCGAACCCAAAGAACGTAGAGTCACTCTCAGCTGGACACCAGGAGCGGATCACAACAGCCCTGTGCTAGGTGCAGTATTATGTTCTTTTTGTGTTAATGCAACAGTTTAACTGTTCGCAGTCGATATTTGATGCATGTTCATTATTTGAACTgcctattgattttttttctcactcTCTAAATGTCACATGTTGAATTTGTGATggttctctgtaaaaaaaaaaaatgctgggttccacacaatccctttatgttgtcccaacgcaAATCGATTGAGTTAACTCGAGGGTTTTTACtcttttaagttgattgaacataaaacaattaagttgtccccccaaaaaccctcaataattgtgttgtttgagttaattttaaagatgtttgaacaagaagcaaattttttttgagtgtagagcAAAGTGTGAAGATACAGTTTGGTTgccgaaaaaataaataaattgggcaCGTTTGTTAATGTGTCTCTTAAAGGTACAGTATGTAATTTTCTCAGCTAGAGAGCACATATTCTCAACAAACAAAAGTGTGGAATAATGGGAGTTGCGGTCGTCATTACAGCCTCCTGCAGGAATCTTGTTCATGGATGAGCTGAAGTTTTCAAAACTTATTATCATAGTAGTATAAGCAGAGTAAGGCTGTTAAAACTAATTGAGACCGCTGAAGCAATTCCGCAAAAGCAGCAacgcttttattatgccacagtctaCCGCTTCCAGTTCTTCCAGtcgtgatcacatgggaaaaatCACTGCTGTTTATTATACCAAgtggagtttatttataaactaatttcgagaggatcatcatgtgtttatgattgcttgcggctggtcccgcattatccaattaataatcaatcagacgattcctaaaccaCTATAAATTCCTCATTCCATAAGATGGGTGGCActgtggcccagtggttaacacatcactggttttagtccttaccaagccagctgacaatTATGTGCAATTTTTACACATTCACCCCGTGCTCATGTTGGTTTCCTAATGGGTTtcttggtttcctcccaccatccaaaaacatacaacttaagttaattgaataatccaaatcggcactatagacatgctcctagtaaatagttatctcttaagagcaatcactatctgttgattagctactacagcaggggagttctccagatttACCTGAgccttaaactcccctctcgccttgcaaacggtagggagcccagggcttgaggatcttatgagctcagggctctctcccgggacagcatgccaaacaagctttttaatcaatcatcagctaagtgtgaactcttgaaatatattttaggttctgttataatgctgctctgtgccaTCTATATTATACAacatattaaatttcatttggtGTTTCTCTATTTTCTATAAAACTAAACCAGAAATCGAGGTTGTGTGACATCATTAGCCTGACCACACAAAATAAGGTCCATGTCACtagttaaaattgcttatttctctAAATTTGAATATTCTttgaaacatttgggataatgcaAGTACATAAATCATCAAAATATAAACACTGTTATAGTATTTTTTTGGATACTTTAATGAAAACaatcttacatattgtgcctttatgtagacatttcaaaaatgtataaaagttttattttcattCCAAGCTGCTCATACATGGCTATGAAAAGTGATTAATagcaaattatttttaatatttaaacatgttttttaaaataattattagctTTCTATCAGTTCATGAACCACAGTTAAAAAAGAATTTATTCCATGGGATTCATGCAATATTGCATCAGCCCAAACTTAGGTAGCAAACCCAACTTTTgggttaaaattttaattaaaaaaaatttgttgtgtttgttcatgttaatttaTATTTGAGTTGAAATAACCCTGCACTTTTACAGTATACATTTAGTGCCCAAATACATTTTGGTGTCCAGACTATAAAAAATGCGTGACGTTTCCTTCTGTTTTGTGTGTCTTCCttcatgtttatttttcctaGAATATTTGATTGAGTTTGAGGAGACGGGATCTGACAGAAAGGAATGGGAAGAGCTCAGCCGTGTGTCCGGCAGCAGTCAGCGAGCTACTCTTCCCCTAAAGCCCTTCATTTCTTACCATTTCCGAGTCATTGCCATTAATGAAATCGGCAAGAGTGACCCCAGCATGGTTACAGAGGCCTATTCCACACCAGCTGCTCGTAAGTAACACTAAAAAAGCAAGAAAGCGAAGCAAGAAAAAAGAAAGGGCTTGTACTGCTACTTTTGAATGCATTTGTTTTGTCTCTTCAATCGCTGTATGACACTTAGGATTTGTGTTTGTATCTTCTCTCAGTGTGTGGCTGACATGAAGTGACAGTTTTATTGCCATGTTAGAACGGCTTTGAACTAAATTATGATTTGTCCTCTACAGCTCCAGACAGCAACCCTGAAGGAGTGCGCAGTGATTCCGACGAGCCAGGCACCCTTGTCATCACGTGGAAGGTGTGTGCGCTATTCAGCATTTAGAGAAACCAGAAGTGATTCTGTCATCATGTATTCACCCTCATATTTTCTCATGTTTTTCTATGcctgcatgtttttttgtttgtttttttttccattgaacataaaataatatgtGAACTGGAGCAGAACTTGGACTACAGCACAGGAGCTGAATTTGTCAGACtttaaaagtaactaaaaagttaCATAAACTTTGCACATAAAGTACATGTGAAGGTTATCTCATGTAATATGTTAGAAAAGTCTGATCGATTTACTTAACACTTAATCCAAAAATGACCCCCCTGACAAAAAGTCTTGTTAATCCCAAagcaacaaattataacttgacttctagttgatcttttggaaaagtggcagagggAAGATTTTTCAGatcaatcatctgttgaactgcatcccaatcataacaaatactgcagaagacctattggaacccgcatggacccaagattctcatagaaatcagtcaagtttggtaaaggaaacatcatggtttgggcttacattcagtatggggggcgTGCAAGAAATCAGCAGAGTGAAtagcaacattaacagcctgaggtatcaagacatttgcgctgcccattacattacaaaccacaggagagggcaaattcttcagcaggatagcatttctcatacttcagcctccacataaaagttcctgaaagcaaagaaggtcaaggaacTCCAGAATTGGCCATCCCAGTCAGCAAACATGAACAcaattgagcatgtctgggataagatgaaggaagaggcattaaagatgaatccaaagaatcttgatgaactctgggagtcctgcaagaacgctttgtGAAAGTTATTTGagtgattgcagagatgtatgtatgcagtcttccaagctcatgggagtaatacacaatattaattctgtttccactgcaccatgactttatattttatactgtacattatttctgttaagtgacaagactggCATGTAGTAAgcatgatcattttattttggtttgcctttcttataagccacttctgatatcaaataatcaactagaagtcaagttattatttgttattccttAAACTTAGATTAACTTAGGCGACAAgtcatttgtcaggtagtgtatatacattaaacaatataaattCATTGTAGTCAATCAGTTCATGTTAAACAATGCTTAAACAATTGCCTTGAAAAGTCTGATTTATTCTAGTTGATCTCTTTATCCTAAATGGCCATCTCAATTTATGGTTGTAGCTATGGAAAGTCTGATTTATTATAATGAATCAGTTCATACTGAGTGGTCATCTGATGCTCTAATATGTAGTTTTGAAAAATATGAATCATTGAATGAATTTGTTTTGTTCAAGtagttgtaaataaataaaaacagtaatatgttCTGTGAGTAACTGTATTTGTTTGAATCTTGTTTTCAGACAGAAATAATTTTAGCTCATGTCTGATTCTGTGCTCTTGCAGGAGATGGACAGGCGTAGCTTCAATGGCCCAGATTTCCACTATAAAGTGATGTGGAGGAAAGTTTTGGGCAGCGGTCCATCCTGGCACACCAAAGACATCACCTCTCCACCCTTCGTTGTCACAGATGTGGGCAACTTCTCAGCATTTGACATTAAAGTGCAAGCGGTTAATGAGATGGGAGAAGGTCCGGAGCCCAAATCAATTATTGGATACTCTGGGGAGGACTGTAAGTTTACTATGATTGATATATTTGCTGCTTGTGAGCGTTTTTGTTTAGATCATTTCAGTCTCAGTTCACCCCAATTAAGCAGTGATTTTAGTTTGGTGTTAATTCTAATGCTGGcttctaaattatataaaaagtcaatgcaaatgcacaGATAGAGGCAAATGATTGCTATGTTGTGTGAATGACGTGTAATATGTGACGTGTTTGCTGTGGAATTGTCCTCAATTACATCTaatgtgcaaaaacaaaacaaaataaaattcatcaaGGAAAAAGATTCTGCAAGTAAACCAGAGTGAGTGACAGTGCTTTGCATCTTGTGTGAACTTGTGAAGCATAAAATGTTATGGATGTACTTTTCTCCCTGTCAGACCCACTTGAGGCTCCTCTGGATGTGGGATTGATTCTGATCAACAGCACTGCTATTAAAGTGACATGGGCGGCCGTGAACAGGGAAACTGTGAGGGGTCGTCTGCAGGGGTACAAGGTAACATACTGTGACTGTAATAACCTTTGTCAAAAATGTGCGATGTAAAGCCTCTTTGACACATTTTATGTCATCCCTCCTGTAGATTTATCTGACGTACTTAGGCCCAAAAGGCCAACACCTCAGACGGGAGCCAAAAACCACATTTGTTGTGACGACAGACAGTAATGAGGAGAAGAAGGTTTTGGGAGATCTGCAACCGTTCTCCCATTACAATCTGGCTGTAAGTGTCTTCAACTATAAAGGAGAAGGACCCCAGTCTGAATCCATCTTATTCTTCACTCCAGAAGGAGGTAAGCACAACAGACAAACAAGTCGAAATAAATAAGAAAGGGCCATGATTTAAATGCTATCATTTGTGCTTTTTAGTTCCGGGTCCTCCATCATCTTTGATGTTGGATAGCCCATCAGAAACAGAAATGACAGTGCACTGGACTCCGCCCAACCAGCCAAATGGAAACCTGATTGGATACATCTTACAGCATCAACAACGTGCGTTCATTCATTCTTCCCAGAAGAATTATGAGTAGTGAACGTTATAAGCAGAACGGATGTAAGCAGATAGTGAAGAGGTGTTCTGACTGAGTTTCATGATTGAATTTGTGATTAGACAATAGTCCATAGATTTACTCTGAAGGAATactatttaaatacttttttggcCAGTAACATACTTGGCAAACTACCCTGAACACCCTAGACATCACCTAGCATTTACCAAAGCAAATCTATCTATAAAACTATTCAAAACACCGAGCAACTGCATACCAACCTATTTTagcactcagaacaccctagcaatgtcTTGTTAACCGCCTATAACATCTAAGAAACTGCACAGCAACACAGTCAAACCATTtacaacaaactaaaacaatgAACTTGTAAACTGTATTAAAATCCCAAACTACTCATCTTAGAGGcagcataacaaaacaaaaagtaacaTTTTATACTCTTTTCTTTCCTTCATTTTTCTGCAGTTGATAATGATGCCAGCCTTATGCAGGTGGTCAAGATTAGTGACCCCACTGCTTCCCACTACAAATTAAAACTGGACCCTCACAGCCGTTACCGCTTCTATCTGCGAGGATACACGGCTATCGGAGAAGGACTGCCCATCATCAAGGATGGAGCCACCACACTGGATCCAGGTCCAGCACTTTAATCATCACTCAGTTCTTTTTATTCGAACTGTACATAGATGTTGAGTTTTACATAATGATGAAATGCTTTCACACATTTTAAGGATGTAATAACAGCTAGATGCTATGTGTAATGTCTGTGATTGTTCTATGAACTTCTTATTCATGTCTGGTTTTTCCTGTTTTCTTAATTCTTTGCTTGTTGTCATGGTTACCCATTTTGTTCACCTGCCACTTGTTTTAGtgtctttgggccctatcatacacccggcgcagtgtggcgcaaggcgtggcgcagtagtcttttggtagtttcagcttggcgcaagagtcgttttgaggcgttgcgctacgctgtttatatagcaaatgcattagcgctcatttgtgtgcccataggcgttctggtctaaaaaagaagacgttctgaggcggaccgctggcgcgttgctattttgataaactaaaatagatttttcattagaccaaaacaaacccggtctaaactccggcgcagagttgcgcctcgcttacacatagCTTAAtctgcacaagagagcaataggcaaatagctttacatatgaaaaaatgtaaatattaaggatatatataggatataataagaatagatataggatataaatataaaggattaaaatattacaaaacatactattttctagcctagataaatttgaaaaatcactgcttttatgttttcatctcgggaggctttttcagttcattcataacaatttgcttttgtataatgttattattattagcagtattatttattatatccatatttatatttgttttattaaaaacaagcttagaattgcccacctgtcaggttttagaccataagggacacagcatgtgttttaggatataactcaggtttttgaagacattttgttattattattcatttattagtttgctggaaattagaactgaatttagaaatagttttgaaactaatatttgcgcttaacaaacaaaagtatttatttatagactaattgatgtctgtgggtggtttccctatccaagagcgaatgtgaaagtagttccattatctctcattctcacgcagtagatgctctgtttaacagttttctgttaaaaaactgttaactgtgaactgtttgcatgtgaaatgctcattttttccacttagacttactttgcgtcctgtaaatagtgaatgcgctcttggtgcgacgcagatgactcttaaagggaatgggagatgagactcaaattggtttattctcaaaacacacctataactcattaagaaaataaactcaacccatttagaccatgcgccacggcgcaaggcagatttcccatccttaaattagcaaaaacgcgtactgacacgccctgaaagcatttgcgccctgcgttttgcgctctgcgcatggcccgtcaaaatagagcccacttTGTTTAAGCACAGTGTTTGGTTTAGTATCTATCCTTTATTGTATTTACAAAGCTTTTACAAAGCTCCTACATACTGGTTTGCCTTTTGTAGAAGGGTGAGGTTAAATTGGTTCAAAATAACTGCTTCATTTGGTGCCAACAGCTTAATGGGCAGTGTGCCgacatacactacctgaaaaaagtcttgtcgcctatccaaatttttggaacaactaataataacttgacttctagttgaatatttggtttcagaagtggcttatcTGAAAGGGAAAGGGAAAATACGCttattttctgaaaataaaatataatcatgccttgatttttaattatttaattaggaaaataaggtttgactttgcttagacaaaagtcttgtcacttaacagaaataatgtacagtatagaatataaagtcatggcgcagtgtaaaaaaaatattgcccatgagcttggaagactgcatccatacatctctgcaatgtttTGAACAATGTTAAAGTCTGACTTGTTTTGTTTCTCTGTGAACAGTTCCGCCCTCCGACATTAGCATATCGACTGGAGAGACATCAGTCAACCTGACCTGGGTGTCAAAAGAAAGACAGAGGAACGTGGAATTCTTTATTCATTACCTGAGAAAGGATGGTACGTGACACACAGACAGGATGTGATTGAGAATGACTGAACACAAGCTTGTTCATGAATAACACTATAGAAAAACAGCCGCTTTATTGGCTGTTCTGTTAATATGTGCTTGTGTTTTTTAGAGAGGGAGAATTTGTTTTGATTTTCATTGTATCTGTCCAGGCCCAGACAAATGGGAGAAATCTGAAAAGGTGAACAGCACTCAGTCTTTCTACACACTGCATGGGCTCCAGCCTGGATCCCAGTACCGGCTGAAGATCGACTTTAACAACACTAAATGGGAGCAAGAGATCCAGACTGCAGGAGCTAGTAATTACAAAACAGCccattttttctttttagaatcaATTAGACTGTCCTGTTTATGTACAGATCATGAAAGAAGATGCCCACTTAAAGATTAGCTCTTAATGGAGTGCACATTATGCTTTTTATGTAACTTTAATggtctttgaaataaaaaaataaaaagttttaatatcTTTGGAGCTCTGAAAAGAGATCAGAAATAGTGTGTATAATGGAATATCACATGATTTGAAGCCTTGACAATTGTGGTCACTACAAAAAGTATTCTCTTTTTCAAAAGAAAGTCATGGTATTACCATTCAAAATTTGGGGTCAGTAGATTTTTTAATAGTTGAGTTATTATTAAAAGTCtctaaaagaaatattttatgctcaccaaggctgtatttaatacaattaatgtgtttatatactagtaataataataataataataatacattttatttatattgtgcttttCTCAAACTCAAAGTGCTAACAAGTGCATCAAAACACAGAAGAACATGAAATACACAAAggtaaaaaatgaagaaaaaaaatgtttaaaagaaagcCTAATAAGttgtaagcagtaataaaaagatgagtttaagaagtttcttaaaacagtccagggAACTGGCGTTCCTGATGTTTGTGGGGAGGGCATTCCACAATTTAGGTGCACAATAGGAGAATGCCCTGCCTCCCATGGTGCTAAGTTTGCAACAGGGCTGAAACAAGGTGAGCCCCGAAGCAGAACGTAGATTGCGAGAGGAAGAGGAGGTAGATATCAGGTCACATATATAATCAGGAGCAGAACCATGTACAGATTTATAAGTTAAAATTAAGGTTTTAAAATTGATGCGTGACTTAATAGGCACCCAGTGTAACTGCTGAAGTACAGGGGTAATGTGAGAGCGAGATGATGTGTGGATTAACACACGTGCGGCTGAGTTTTGAACATATTGTAAGATCTTAAGTGAATTGGCTGGCAGACCCCCAAATAAAGAGTTACAAAAATCTAAACGAGACGTAATGAAAGCATGAACATAGCATATATTTTAATGTAGTTTCTTCCTGTGATTGCAAAATGTCTAGTCTTAAGTGACAGTATTCCtcaaaatcattctaatatgctgattttagGATTGGGTTAATTTATTTAGTGCTTTAGTAATATTATAATCTTATCATATGTTGCTTTTTGAAACATAATTTAGgtaattaaaatgtcaaaatcatAGCATTTTTCAAGAATTTGAGATTAACATTAAAAGTTATGACAAAAAATTATTGAGTTGTGTTTGAAACAACATCAGAAAGTGTAAATCCTGccatattataaaataatgcatAATTTTCCCATTGTTTTTAAGGAGTCATGGAGGTGAAAAGTGGGTTTGTAACCGAGAGCTGGTTTATTGGACTCATCAGTGCCCTCGTGCTGTTGCTGTTGGTACTGCTCATCCTGTGTTTCATAAAACGAAGCAAAGGTGGAAAATACTCAGGTAAAATACACCCACTACAGCACACCATTATAATCTATTAACAACCCTTAATAGTGCATTTAATTAGTGACGAAGCCTAAAGTACACTTTGGTTGATATGCGCACAGTGTGTATGACATCACTGGCACACTGTGGAACCTGAGCGGGAACACAAACAACAAACtattaatgatgacaaaaaaaaatctgcaatgaCAGGCATACAGTATAAGGGAAGTGTATAAACGAAATAGTAGCAACTTTTTATACAAATCCAAAGAC
The nucleotide sequence above comes from Danio rerio strain Tuebingen ecotype United States chromosome 23, GRCz12tu, whole genome shotgun sequence. Encoded proteins:
- the l1cama gene encoding neural cell adhesion molecule L1.2 isoform X3 encodes the protein MPATSQKQQVSSRGRCTALLLPLLLLAVALKPGNTTINIPSRLKSPPVITAQPKSVTTFSADDITLTCDATGNPPPTFRWVKDGVEFDPSKDPDLSVSRDSGTFSLTAKDGPIHQYQGRYNCYASNELGTAVSNEARIVTENTPTLQKEKIITKKVEEGESVVLPCNPPNGTVAPVIHWMDKKLRHIQQNERVIQGRDGNLYFSHATVADSRDDYTCNIQFPSARVIKLKEPIKLTVFSSNSVVRNRRPQMMRPTGPSSSYLVLSGQNLELECIVQGLPSPSIQWIRKDGVLSESRTTKDSNDRVLRFQNISETDGGEYQCTATNPQGMSTHTYRVTVEAAPYWIKEPKSQLYAPGETVKLECKADGIPKPEVTWSINGILLSDIDPDPRRSVKHGVLTLKNVELSDTAVFQCKAASKHGSVLINAYVYVIELPPQILTEDGLMYSVAEGQTTELACETFGSPRPNVTWEGESWGALVANQRMIQLSDGSLQISNASLNDSGQYTCTVNNSKITITAELDVLNKTVIVKPPLALRIQRGKPATLTCEYQVDSRQDLPQVQWRKNTQKLTESSDSDKYMIDESTLIIPEVEEEDEGTYTCEVITTLDMAKASGSITIVDRPDPPSLIQMTEPKERRVTLSWTPGADHNSPVLEYLIEFEETGSDRKEWEELSRVSGSSQRATLPLKPFISYHFRVIAINEIGKSDPSMVTEAYSTPAAPPDSNPEGVRSDSDEPGTLVITWKEMDRRSFNGPDFHYKVMWRKVLGSGPSWHTKDITSPPFVVTDVGNFSAFDIKVQAVNEMGEGPEPKSIIGYSGEDYPLEAPLDVGLILINSTAIKVTWAAVNRETVRGRLQGYKIYLTYLGPKGQHLRREPKTTFVVTTDSNEEKKVLGDLQPFSHYNLAVSVFNYKGEGPQSESILFFTPEGVPGPPSSLMLDSPSETEMTVHWTPPNQPNGNLIGYILQHQQLDNDASLMQVVKISDPTASHYKLKLDPHSRYRFYLRGYTAIGEGLPIIKDGATTLDPVPPSDISISTGETSVNLTWVSKERQRNVEFFIHYLRKDGPDKWEKSEKVNSTQSFYTLHGLQPGSQYRLKIDFNNTKWEQEIQTAGARVMEVKSGFVTESWFIGLISALVLLLLVLLILCFIKRSKGGKYSVKEKEEGQIDSEARPMNNEAFGEYRSLESDNEEKRTASQPSLCEDSKLCTDDGLDDYANSNSVQTEVIMDESLASQSSGVRDVPDAETQESSPLNPATAISHHGLPNSAALLD
- the l1cama gene encoding neural cell adhesion molecule L1.2 isoform X1 → MPATSQKQQVSSRGRCTALLLPLLLLAVALKPGNTTINIPSRYKIRDLKSPPVITAQPKSVTTFSADDITLTCDATGNPPPTFRWVKDGVEFDPSKDPDLSVSRDSGTFSLTAKDGPIHQYQGRYNCYASNELGTAVSNEARIVTENTPTLQKEKIITKKVEEGESVVLPCNPPNGTVAPVIHWMDKKLRHIQQNERVIQGRDGNLYFSHATVADSRDDYTCNIQFPSARVIKLKEPIKLTVFSSNSVVRNRRPQMMRPTGPSSSYLVLSGQNLELECIVQGLPSPSIQWIRKDGVLSESRTTKDSNDRVLRFQNISETDGGEYQCTATNPQGMSTHTYRVTVEAAPYWIKEPKSQLYAPGETVKLECKADGIPKPEVTWSINGILLSDIDPDPRRSVKHGVLTLKNVELSDTAVFQCKAASKHGSVLINAYVYVIELPPQILTEDGLMYSVAEGQTTELACETFGSPRPNVTWEGESWGALVANQRMIQLSDGSLQISNASLNDSGQYTCTVNNSKITITAELDVLNKTVIVKPPLALRIQRGKPATLTCEYQVDSRQDLPQVQWRKNTQKLTESSDSDKYMIDESTLIIPEVEEEDEGTYTCEVITTLDMAKASGSITIVDRPDPPSLIQMTEPKERRVTLSWTPGADHNSPVLEYLIEFEETGSDRKEWEELSRVSGSSQRATLPLKPFISYHFRVIAINEIGKSDPSMVTEAYSTPAAPPDSNPEGVRSDSDEPGTLVITWKEMDRRSFNGPDFHYKVMWRKVLGSGPSWHTKDITSPPFVVTDVGNFSAFDIKVQAVNEMGEGPEPKSIIGYSGEDYPLEAPLDVGLILINSTAIKVTWAAVNRETVRGRLQGYKIYLTYLGPKGQHLRREPKTTFVVTTDSNEEKKVLGDLQPFSHYNLAVSVFNYKGEGPQSESILFFTPEGVPGPPSSLMLDSPSETEMTVHWTPPNQPNGNLIGYILQHQQLDNDASLMQVVKISDPTASHYKLKLDPHSRYRFYLRGYTAIGEGLPIIKDGATTLDPVPPSDISISTGETSVNLTWVSKERQRNVEFFIHYLRKDGPDKWEKSEKVNSTQSFYTLHGLQPGSQYRLKIDFNNTKWEQEIQTAGARVMEVKSGFVTESWFIGLISALVLLLLVLLILCFIKRSKGGKYSVKEKEEGQIDSEARPMNNEAFGEYRSLESDNEEKRTASQPSLCEDSKLCTDDGLDDYANSNSVQTEVIMDESLASQSSGVRDVPDAETQESSPLNPATAISHHGLPNSAALLD